From the genome of Rarobacter incanus, one region includes:
- a CDS encoding YidH family protein has product MVATRFPRSVYGAGKEPDARFSLANERTFLAWVRTAVALIAAGVALEALALPLQPSLRLAASVVLIVLGLAVTIASYAGWARAEKAMRRGTELPASIALIVLVAGVAVAGVLVLLAVVLR; this is encoded by the coding sequence ATGGTGGCCACCAGGTTTCCCAGATCGGTATACGGCGCAGGCAAAGAACCGGACGCGCGGTTCAGCCTCGCAAATGAGCGCACCTTCTTGGCATGGGTTCGCACGGCGGTCGCGCTCATTGCCGCCGGCGTCGCACTCGAAGCGCTGGCGTTGCCGTTGCAGCCCAGTCTTCGTCTGGCGGCATCCGTAGTCCTGATCGTGCTGGGCCTGGCGGTGACCATCGCCTCGTACGCCGGGTGGGCGCGCGCCGAAAAGGCGATGCGCCGCGGCACGGAACTACCCGCCTCGATCGCGCTGATCGTGCTGGTGGCGGGCGTTGCGGTGGCCGGAGTGTTGGTCCTTCTGGCAGTCGTTTTGCGGTGA